In the Muricauda sp. MAR_2010_75 genome, one interval contains:
- a CDS encoding alpha-galactosidase, whose protein sequence is MGWNSWNTFATDIDESLVMDTADLFVTLGLKDAGYEYIVLDDGWMSKERDENGDLVADPQKFPNGMKALADYVHGKGLKFGLYGCAGSKTCAGFPGNRGHEYQDARSFAAWGVDFLKYDWCNTENLNAQGAYETMRDALAKSGRPILFSICEWGNNRPWDWAENVGHMWRVSGDITNCWDCEVDHGGWSSWGVWKIINMRKNIRHAAGPGHWNDLDMMEVGNGMTDAEDKSHLAMWSIMASPLILGNDLRKVKPKTIEILTNDQVIGVNQDPLGIQGFKVSDDDGIEIWAKPLSNDAWAVVFVNMTDQVFELQYDWHLGSIEDKLNELRLKIDTYHYTIEDLFQHKKLGDTSRKLNAALDSHDVLMVLLEKKNRF, encoded by the coding sequence ATGGGTTGGAACAGTTGGAACACTTTTGCCACAGATATCGATGAAAGTCTTGTAATGGACACAGCGGATTTATTTGTCACCCTTGGCCTAAAAGATGCGGGTTATGAGTATATTGTTTTGGATGATGGATGGATGTCCAAAGAGCGTGATGAAAATGGTGATTTGGTAGCAGATCCACAAAAATTTCCAAACGGTATGAAGGCATTGGCCGACTATGTTCATGGCAAGGGCCTCAAATTTGGGCTTTATGGTTGTGCAGGCTCAAAAACATGTGCAGGATTTCCAGGGAATAGGGGACATGAATACCAAGATGCGCGTTCTTTTGCGGCATGGGGAGTGGATTTCTTAAAATATGACTGGTGCAATACTGAAAATCTGAACGCACAAGGTGCTTATGAAACCATGAGAGACGCTTTGGCCAAATCCGGCCGCCCAATTCTTTTTAGCATTTGTGAATGGGGCAACAATCGACCATGGGACTGGGCGGAAAATGTGGGGCACATGTGGCGGGTGTCTGGAGATATTACAAATTGTTGGGATTGTGAGGTGGATCATGGTGGTTGGTCATCTTGGGGGGTATGGAAAATTATCAATATGCGAAAAAATATTCGACATGCAGCTGGACCCGGTCACTGGAACGATTTGGATATGATGGAGGTGGGCAATGGTATGACAGATGCAGAGGATAAAAGCCATTTAGCCATGTGGAGTATTATGGCATCTCCCTTGATTTTGGGCAATGATCTTAGAAAAGTCAAACCCAAGACCATTGAAATATTGACAAATGACCAAGTAATAGGAGTCAATCAGGATCCTTTGGGAATACAAGGGTTTAAGGTATCAGATGATGATGGCATTGAAATTTGGGCAAAACCTTTATCCAATGATGCTTGGGCGGTGGTTTTTGTGAACATGACGGACCAAGTTTTCGAATTGCAATATGACTGGCATCTGGGGAGTATTGAAGATAAGCTGAATGAACTTAGACTTAAAATTGACACATATCACTACACCATAGAGGACTTGTTCCAACATAAAAAACTAGGTGATACTTCAAGAAAATTAAATGCTGCTCTGGATAGCCACGATGTGTTAATGGTGTTGCTTGAGAAAAAGAATAGATTTTGA
- a CDS encoding sodium:solute symporter family protein, translating to MLRTIDVVIIATYLLATIFIGLILRRRAQRSKEDYLLAGNSIPWYMLGLSNASGMFDISGTIWLVTLMFVYGIKSAWIPWLWPIFNQVFLMVYLSKWLRRSNVTTGAEWIRTRFGNGKGGKLSHTIVVVFALLSCLGFLAYGFIGLGKFMEIFIPWEVLANYVPFDVPAAYVPHFYGVVFTLFAVFYSLLGGMSGIVWADVLQFGIMTISAIVIGYLGFVAIGNNPLNVPDGWGTPFFGWELDLDWSNIIPQVNEKIRSDGYGLFTIFFMMMIFKGILVSLAGPAPNYDMQKILSAKNPKEASKMSGFVSVILMPIRYLMIAGFAALALIYYEKLDLITATGEVDFELILPSAIKEFAPVGLMGLLLAGLLAAFMSTFAGTLNAAQAYLINDIYLNHKKTEVTPKQVKVMNYGSGILVVLVSIFLGFFVEDVNSVLQWLVSALFGSYVVANILKWHWWRFNGHGFFWGMVAGMVPALILPYVFSATLDLYYFPILLITSILGCVIGTYSAPPTEEKVLRSFYTNVRPWGFWKPISDNIRMENPGFKKNTHFKRDMFNVLTGIVAQTVLVMLPMYLIFRQNIPVLILLAVLILCILLLKKFWWDTLGEQLD from the coding sequence ATGCTTAGGACCATAGATGTCGTAATCATTGCAACATATCTGCTAGCGACCATTTTCATTGGATTAATTCTAAGAAGAAGGGCCCAAAGGAGCAAGGAAGACTATTTGTTGGCCGGGAACTCCATACCATGGTACATGTTAGGCCTTTCCAATGCTTCGGGCATGTTTGATATATCTGGAACCATTTGGCTGGTGACCCTCATGTTCGTATATGGGATTAAAAGTGCATGGATTCCGTGGCTATGGCCTATCTTCAACCAAGTTTTTTTAATGGTGTATTTGTCCAAATGGCTGAGAAGGTCCAATGTGACCACCGGGGCTGAATGGATTAGGACACGTTTTGGAAACGGGAAAGGTGGAAAACTGTCACATACCATTGTGGTGGTCTTTGCCCTTTTGAGCTGTCTCGGTTTTTTGGCGTATGGGTTTATTGGATTGGGAAAATTCATGGAGATTTTTATTCCATGGGAAGTTTTGGCAAATTATGTTCCATTTGACGTCCCGGCTGCATATGTGCCCCACTTTTATGGTGTTGTGTTTACCTTGTTCGCCGTTTTTTATTCACTTTTAGGAGGGATGTCCGGAATTGTCTGGGCCGATGTGCTGCAATTCGGTATCATGACAATTTCTGCAATAGTCATCGGTTACTTGGGGTTTGTAGCCATAGGAAACAACCCCTTGAACGTTCCCGATGGATGGGGAACTCCCTTTTTCGGTTGGGAACTGGACCTTGATTGGTCCAATATCATTCCTCAGGTAAATGAAAAAATAAGGTCCGATGGTTATGGCCTCTTTACCATATTTTTTATGATGATGATTTTCAAGGGAATCTTGGTGAGTTTGGCTGGCCCAGCCCCCAATTATGACATGCAGAAGATTCTTTCTGCCAAAAACCCCAAGGAAGCTTCCAAAATGAGCGGTTTTGTATCCGTCATTCTCATGCCCATTCGCTACTTGATGATTGCCGGATTTGCAGCCCTTGCTTTGATCTATTATGAAAAACTGGATTTGATCACCGCCACGGGTGAGGTCGATTTTGAATTGATCCTGCCCTCAGCCATAAAGGAATTTGCGCCTGTGGGCTTAATGGGGCTTCTCTTGGCCGGACTTTTGGCGGCTTTCATGTCCACTTTCGCAGGAACCTTGAATGCGGCGCAGGCCTATCTGATCAATGACATATACCTTAACCATAAAAAAACGGAAGTGACCCCAAAACAAGTAAAGGTCATGAACTATGGCTCTGGGATCTTGGTTGTCCTGGTGAGTATCTTCCTAGGTTTCTTCGTCGAAGACGTCAATTCGGTCTTACAATGGTTGGTTTCCGCTCTTTTTGGAAGTTATGTGGTGGCCAACATTTTAAAATGGCATTGGTGGCGTTTCAATGGCCATGGTTTCTTTTGGGGAATGGTTGCGGGTATGGTACCAGCATTGATACTTCCCTATGTCTTTTCGGCAACCCTAGACCTGTATTACTTTCCGATTTTGCTGATAACTTCCATACTGGGATGTGTGATTGGAACCTATTCCGCACCGCCCACTGAAGAAAAGGTTTTGCGCTCGTTTTATACCAATGTTAGGCCTTGGGGCTTCTGGAAACCCATAAGCGACAATATTCGCATGGAAAACCCAGGCTTCAAGAAAAACACCCATTTTAAAAGGGATATGTTCAACGTACTTACAGGTATTGTGGCACAAACGGTCTTGGTAATGCTTCCCATGTATTTGATATTCAGACAAAACATTCCGGTACTGATTCTTTTGGCCGTATTGATCTTGTGCATCCTTTTGCTCAAAAAATTCTGGTGGGACACCCTTGGGGAACAACTTGATTAG
- a CDS encoding AGE family epimerase/isomerase: MSKDYKELKDELRSELDNILTYWSTFGIDDQYGGFVGQRDFYNQLVPKASKGIILNTRILWSFSAASNYLKSKKHESICNRAYTYLKTYFKDKGHKGVFWEVDHNGNPLNTRKQVYAQAFAIYALSEYYLFSQKEEAKDWAVSLFENLETYARDRHNLGYYEAFYEDWTPIPDMRLSDKDMNAAKTMNTHLHVLEAYTSLLKVYDHQKLRDALRELIVLFQFKFLNKSNHYDLFFDKEWSLLSTTISFGHDIETAWLVIEAAKALNDESLVQQTQETAIKVIDTFLLEALDHDGAVMNERDTASNHLDTDRHWWPQVEALIGLKYGHSLTQNPDYIEKSIGIWEFTKQFLIDKAHGEWHFRVDSEGRPYKEEDKVSMWKAPYHTTRACILMSQ, from the coding sequence ATGTCCAAAGATTACAAAGAACTTAAAGATGAATTGCGCAGTGAATTGGACAATATTTTGACGTATTGGTCAACTTTTGGCATTGATGATCAATACGGAGGCTTTGTAGGGCAACGTGATTTTTACAACCAGCTTGTGCCGAAAGCATCCAAGGGAATCATTCTGAATACCCGTATCCTCTGGTCCTTTTCAGCTGCGTCCAATTACCTGAAATCAAAAAAACACGAATCTATTTGTAATAGGGCCTACACCTATTTAAAGACCTATTTCAAAGATAAAGGCCATAAAGGTGTTTTTTGGGAAGTAGATCATAACGGAAATCCTCTCAATACAAGAAAGCAAGTGTATGCCCAGGCCTTTGCCATTTATGCGCTCTCCGAGTATTACCTGTTTTCCCAAAAGGAAGAAGCAAAGGATTGGGCCGTTTCCCTTTTTGAAAATTTGGAAACCTATGCAAGGGACAGGCATAATTTGGGATATTATGAAGCTTTTTACGAGGATTGGACCCCCATACCCGATATGCGTTTGAGCGATAAGGATATGAACGCTGCCAAGACCATGAACACTCATCTGCATGTTTTGGAAGCTTACACCAGTTTATTGAAAGTGTATGACCATCAAAAGCTTAGAGATGCACTGCGGGAGTTGATTGTCCTTTTTCAATTTAAGTTTTTGAATAAGTCAAACCACTATGATCTTTTTTTTGATAAAGAATGGAGCCTCCTGAGCACTACCATTTCCTTTGGGCACGATATAGAAACGGCCTGGCTGGTCATTGAGGCGGCCAAAGCATTAAACGATGAAAGCTTGGTTCAACAGACCCAAGAAACGGCCATTAAAGTAATCGACACTTTTTTGTTGGAAGCTTTGGATCATGATGGGGCCGTAATGAATGAAAGGGACACAGCATCAAACCATTTGGACACCGATAGACATTGGTGGCCCCAAGTGGAGGCTCTTATCGGGTTGAAATATGGCCATTCCCTGACCCAAAATCCTGATTATATTGAAAAATCCATTGGTATATGGGAATTCACAAAACAGTTCTTGATCGATAAAGCGCATGGAGAATGGCATTTTAGGGTCGATTCTGAAGGACGGCCCTATAAAGAAGAGGACAAGGTGAGTATGTGGAAAGCCCCCTACCATACTACCCGTGCCTGTATTTTAATGAGCCAATGA
- a CDS encoding glycoside hydrolase family 26 protein: MTKQYFLILVTIILLTMSGCSKDSDSGFYEPEPIEEDPTPENPLPPGELDFEPEETRSFMVNPDATEETVALFYNLKLLSQNSFIVGQQDAFSSFYQDNAGDSDIKKMTGSDPGLLGSDFMFITDDLNDGTPSNWFFQQENQIRDDVLRAFDMGLVNVFCWHFREPFEGEHFYTSEMTQFQRENALKSILPGGENHDYYKQKLEKIASFTKSLVGSNGALVPIIFRPFHEFDGDWFWWGQSFCTIEEYIQLWQFTVTYLKNTLSVNNMLFAFSPDNRFFSESEYLARYPGDDFVDIMGMDNYGDFNNQGQAGVERANQKLKIVSDLAEERVKIASLTETGYFVTLSENGAIPGFFTNNLFEALTHNDVKIGFTMFWYNYQDTYCTPVPGLPSANDFMEFVSKPEVILADDLPEMYRLPPNS, translated from the coding sequence ATGACTAAACAATACTTTCTTATTTTGGTTACAATTATTTTGCTGACAATGAGCGGTTGTTCCAAAGATTCGGATTCCGGTTTTTATGAACCTGAACCCATTGAAGAAGACCCAACCCCGGAAAATCCACTTCCACCCGGTGAACTTGACTTTGAACCCGAGGAGACCAGAAGTTTCATGGTAAACCCGGATGCCACAGAAGAGACTGTTGCGCTCTTTTACAATTTAAAATTGCTTTCACAAAATAGTTTTATTGTAGGTCAGCAAGATGCATTCAGCAGCTTCTATCAAGATAATGCCGGGGATTCTGACATCAAAAAAATGACCGGAAGTGATCCCGGACTATTGGGGTCGGACTTCATGTTCATTACAGACGACCTTAACGATGGAACCCCTTCCAATTGGTTTTTCCAACAAGAAAACCAGATCAGGGATGACGTCCTCAGGGCTTTTGATATGGGTTTGGTCAATGTTTTCTGTTGGCACTTTCGTGAACCTTTTGAGGGCGAACATTTCTATACAAGTGAAATGACCCAATTTCAAAGGGAAAATGCCCTGAAAAGTATCTTGCCGGGAGGTGAAAACCATGACTACTATAAGCAAAAGCTTGAAAAAATAGCATCGTTCACCAAGAGCTTGGTGGGTTCCAATGGTGCATTGGTCCCCATCATCTTCAGGCCTTTCCATGAATTTGATGGTGATTGGTTTTGGTGGGGGCAATCCTTTTGCACCATCGAAGAATATATACAGCTTTGGCAGTTTACGGTAACATACCTTAAAAACACCTTGTCTGTGAACAACATGCTCTTTGCGTTTTCACCAGATAACCGATTTTTTTCAGAAAGCGAATACTTGGCACGGTATCCCGGGGATGACTTTGTGGATATCATGGGAATGGACAATTATGGGGATTTCAATAATCAAGGCCAAGCCGGTGTTGAAAGGGCGAACCAAAAACTAAAGATTGTGTCCGACTTGGCAGAGGAAAGGGTTAAAATAGCTTCACTTACCGAGACAGGGTATTTTGTCACTTTAAGCGAAAACGGGGCCATTCCAGGTTTTTTTACCAATAACCTCTTTGAAGCCTTGACACATAACGATGTTAAGATTGGTTTTACCATGTTTTGGTATAATTATCAAGACACGTATTGCACACCTGTACCCGGTTTGCCCAGTGCCAATGATTTTATGGAGTTTGTGTCCAAACCAGAGGTGATTCTTGCAGATGACCTGCCAGAAATGTACCGGCTACCGCCCAATTCTTAA
- the mgrA gene encoding L-glyceraldehyde 3-phosphate reductase: MEPYLADSKRYDTMPYRRCGKSGLMLPAISLGLWHNFGYVDLFEEGKKILHAAFDKGVTHFDLANNYGPPPGSAEENFGKVMKQSFLPYRDEMIISSKAGWGMWPGPYGDWGSKKYLVASLDQSLKRMGLEYVDIFYHHRPDPKTPLEETMTALDLIVRQGKALYVGISSYNHHDTLKASKILKSLGTPCLIHQPRYSMMDRWVEDGLMDVLGDEGIGCIPFSPLEQGILTDKYLKSIPKNSRAAKSTGFLQKDTITDKVLTKVKKLNQLAGNRGQSLAQMAISWLLKDERVTSVLVGVSSTKQLIDNLGALQNLHFTNDELEKIETILK; the protein is encoded by the coding sequence ATGGAACCTTATTTAGCTGATAGTAAACGTTATGACACCATGCCGTACAGAAGATGCGGAAAAAGCGGTTTGATGCTCCCCGCAATATCTTTGGGGCTTTGGCATAATTTCGGATATGTAGATTTATTTGAAGAGGGTAAAAAGATACTCCATGCCGCATTTGACAAAGGTGTGACCCACTTTGATCTAGCCAACAACTATGGTCCCCCGCCAGGATCTGCAGAAGAAAACTTTGGAAAGGTCATGAAGCAAAGCTTCTTGCCTTACAGGGATGAGATGATTATCTCCAGCAAAGCTGGATGGGGAATGTGGCCAGGTCCCTATGGTGATTGGGGATCCAAAAAGTACTTGGTAGCAAGTTTAGATCAAAGCCTAAAACGCATGGGTTTGGAGTATGTGGACATATTTTATCATCACAGACCAGACCCGAAAACCCCTTTGGAAGAGACTATGACTGCATTGGACCTTATAGTGCGGCAAGGAAAAGCACTTTATGTGGGGATTTCGTCCTATAACCACCACGATACTTTGAAGGCTTCAAAAATTTTAAAAAGTTTGGGCACTCCTTGCCTGATCCACCAACCCCGTTACAGCATGATGGACCGCTGGGTAGAGGATGGTCTTATGGATGTTCTGGGCGATGAAGGTATTGGGTGCATTCCATTTTCACCCCTGGAACAAGGAATTCTCACGGACAAATACTTAAAATCAATCCCTAAAAATTCCAGGGCAGCCAAAAGCACAGGTTTTTTGCAGAAAGACACAATCACCGATAAAGTGCTTACGAAAGTGAAAAAACTGAACCAATTGGCCGGCAACAGGGGGCAGAGTTTAGCACAAATGGCAATTTCTTGGCTGTTAAAAGATGAGAGAGTGACCTCGGTACTGGTAGGTGTGAGCAGCACAAAACAACTGATAGACAATTTGGGCGCTTTACAAAACTTGCACTTTACCAATGATGAACTGGAAAAAATAGAGACAATCTTGAAGTAA